A single Streptomyces sp. 2114.4 DNA region contains:
- a CDS encoding non-ribosomal peptide synthetase, with product MNDRTPSALSPAEGALAERSTPDSPGPFPLLPELIAAQAAATPDALAVDGGPAGRAGLTYGALDRQANRLAHRLVALGIGPQSLVGVCLRRGPDLVVALLATWKAGAAYVPMDPDHPAERLSWALTDTRAPLVLTERAAIAALPPLGATRLLVLDEPAGPAPGAAHGADDTAVEGTAAPGSHEETAPKIPGGRAEAARRPAYVLYTSGSTGRPKGVVVPHGGIANRVRRLASPHGFGPADRVLQKTTIGFDAAGLELFAPLVSGGTVVLAPLGAERDPALMLDAVATGRITVLQAVPSVLRALVNAPGWDGCTALRLVFSAGEPLHAELCHQLLERVPQVEIWNTYGPTECSVDITEHRFDPAQTSGPVPIGRPLEGLRALVLDPQGRPVLTGSAGELHAGGVGVATGYLGRPGLTAERFVPDPFGPPGARLYRTGDRVRRSATGELEYLGRLDQQVKVNGVRIEPGEVESVLIAHPDVDAVVVDAVPDRDGGRRLVAWVQPHGAAAPSPGELREFAGRTLPGPMVPAVFVPVAAFPRTASGKTDRAALPDPGPGVGSDLPHVPPRTPAERVVARTWALTLDLPAETIGAHDDFFRAGGSSLHLGRLAVRLSAASGRRIALRDLFSASTVTAQAALLGDPDGPYDADGAQGRESAATGQDAVVPVPRGDALPLSGGQQGLWLLERMRPGSPEWADLVWMRLPGDWSERTVKAALQQLAERHEILRTHYALRGTEPVQVVEPPGRAVELRVAEAADAAALRDLAARELGGGFDLERGPVWRALLVRTADGGQVLLLGIHHIACDGWSSVLLERDLCALGEGVHTGGRAGLPEVAVQYADHAVWQRRREADGATEADGALGYWKRELSGATPLELPADRPRPAERDGRGALRTFVVPAALTARLAALGRDTGATLHQTLLTGFVALLARLSGRADFTLGMPVAGRNRPEVAQTAGYFLNTLVLRCRPDAGRAVRDALASVRETVLDALAHQELPFGRLVSELQPERDLSRTPLYQVMFDFHEEGRTGTALSGADLEAFAAAWRSARTDLTFVVHRRADGSLLGMVEYATALFNPATVDRLAACWIRLLESFVADPSMPLGDAELLPDAERARLLALGAAGPVSGDEPDGCVHAAFAESVRRTPGATAVVCGEEQWSYARLQDRAEWFAHRLLALGAGPETAVAVMLPRTPDLVACLLGIWQTGAAYVPLDRALPDERLSHILADSRALVLVSDESGRARLAPCHGGASLAVDGPGHPAAPAHRPAAARLAPARLAYVIYTSGSTGRPKGVAVEHRSLLRLLRASRDHLDFGRGPDDAWLALAPATFDISLTELLMPLIAGGRVVLAREEESEDYKALVELIDRTGVTHLQAVPPQWQLLVDSGLGERPLTGQTGGEPCPPELARTLARRLKRFVNEYGPTETTIAATRWEVPRTATAVPLGRPYPHVSARVLDPLLRPVLPGTVGELCIGGPGLARGYAGRPGLTAERFVPDPYGPPGARLYRTGDLARMLPDGILDFAGRADGQVKIRGRRVETGEVRAVLAEHPGVAEAVVVVHGTGDEARLVAYGVPSGDRLPPRGELLEHCARRLPDYMLPTLVVPLDALPLTRHHKIDFAALPAPDLTTVADDEPYTAPEGLLEEALAEIWRSVLTGPDGRAPRIGARHGFFRLGGDSIRAARVIARIQEEYDVTLPLRTLFDRPTVAALAEAVEEAVRAEIASLSDAELAAAHREYHP from the coding sequence GTGAACGACCGGACGCCGTCGGCTCTTTCGCCTGCGGAGGGGGCGCTCGCGGAACGCAGCACACCGGACTCGCCGGGCCCGTTCCCGCTGTTGCCCGAGCTGATCGCCGCGCAGGCCGCGGCCACGCCCGACGCGCTCGCGGTCGACGGCGGGCCCGCCGGCCGGGCCGGCCTCACCTACGGTGCGCTGGACCGGCAGGCCAACCGGCTGGCGCACCGGCTGGTCGCGCTCGGCATCGGTCCGCAGAGCCTCGTCGGGGTGTGCCTGCGCCGTGGCCCCGACCTGGTCGTCGCCCTGCTGGCAACGTGGAAGGCCGGCGCCGCCTACGTGCCGATGGACCCGGACCACCCGGCCGAGCGACTGTCCTGGGCGCTCACCGACACCCGGGCCCCTCTCGTCCTGACCGAGCGGGCCGCCATCGCGGCGCTCCCGCCTCTCGGCGCCACCCGCCTGCTGGTGCTCGACGAGCCGGCCGGTCCGGCACCGGGCGCCGCGCACGGTGCGGACGACACGGCGGTTGAGGGGACGGCTGCCCCGGGGTCCCACGAGGAGACCGCGCCGAAGATCCCCGGCGGGAGGGCGGAGGCCGCCCGGCGTCCGGCCTATGTCCTCTACACCTCCGGATCCACCGGGCGTCCCAAAGGGGTGGTGGTGCCGCACGGCGGGATCGCCAACCGCGTGCGCAGGCTGGCGTCCCCGCACGGATTCGGGCCCGCCGACCGGGTGCTGCAGAAGACCACCATCGGCTTCGACGCGGCCGGGCTGGAGCTGTTCGCGCCACTGGTCAGCGGGGGCACGGTCGTCCTCGCGCCGCTGGGCGCCGAGCGCGACCCCGCGCTGATGCTCGATGCGGTGGCCACCGGCCGTATCACGGTCCTGCAGGCCGTGCCCTCGGTGCTGCGTGCGCTGGTGAACGCGCCGGGCTGGGACGGCTGCACCGCCCTGCGGCTGGTCTTCAGCGCCGGTGAGCCGCTGCACGCGGAGCTGTGCCACCAGTTGCTGGAGCGGGTACCGCAGGTGGAGATCTGGAACACCTACGGGCCCACCGAATGCTCCGTGGACATCACCGAGCACCGCTTCGACCCCGCCCAGACGTCCGGCCCGGTGCCCATCGGGCGGCCCCTCGAGGGCCTGCGCGCGCTGGTCCTTGACCCACAGGGCCGCCCCGTTTTGACGGGCAGCGCCGGAGAGCTCCATGCCGGCGGCGTGGGGGTCGCCACCGGCTACCTCGGCCGCCCCGGTCTGACCGCGGAGCGCTTCGTCCCGGACCCCTTCGGTCCGCCTGGAGCCCGGCTGTACCGCACCGGTGACCGCGTGCGCAGGTCCGCCACGGGCGAACTGGAGTACCTGGGGCGCCTGGACCAGCAGGTCAAGGTCAACGGCGTACGGATCGAGCCCGGCGAGGTCGAGTCCGTGCTCATCGCCCACCCGGACGTGGACGCCGTCGTCGTCGACGCGGTGCCGGATCGCGACGGTGGCCGCCGGCTCGTGGCCTGGGTGCAGCCACACGGCGCCGCCGCACCGTCCCCGGGTGAGCTGCGGGAGTTCGCCGGCCGCACGCTGCCGGGCCCCATGGTGCCCGCCGTCTTCGTACCCGTCGCCGCCTTCCCCCGGACCGCCAGCGGTAAGACCGACCGTGCCGCGCTGCCCGACCCCGGCCCGGGCGTCGGCAGCGACCTGCCCCATGTGCCGCCGCGCACGCCCGCCGAGCGCGTCGTCGCCCGGACGTGGGCGCTGACCCTGGACCTCCCCGCCGAGACCATCGGCGCACACGACGACTTCTTCCGGGCCGGCGGCTCCTCGCTGCACCTGGGCCGCCTCGCCGTCCGGCTCTCCGCCGCATCCGGGCGGCGGATCGCGTTGCGCGACCTGTTCTCCGCCTCCACGGTGACGGCCCAGGCGGCCCTCCTCGGGGACCCGGACGGGCCGTACGACGCGGACGGAGCGCAGGGCCGGGAGTCCGCTGCCACCGGGCAGGACGCGGTGGTCCCGGTCCCCCGCGGGGACGCGCTGCCACTGTCGGGCGGGCAGCAGGGGCTGTGGCTGCTGGAGCGGATGCGCCCCGGCAGCCCCGAGTGGGCCGACCTGGTGTGGATGCGCCTCCCCGGCGACTGGAGCGAACGGACCGTCAAGGCCGCACTGCAGCAGCTGGCGGAGCGCCACGAAATCCTCCGCACCCACTACGCGCTGCGCGGCACCGAACCCGTCCAGGTCGTGGAGCCCCCCGGCCGGGCCGTGGAGCTGCGCGTCGCCGAGGCCGCGGACGCCGCCGCCCTGCGCGACCTCGCCGCGCGGGAACTGGGCGGCGGCTTCGACCTGGAGCGCGGTCCGGTGTGGCGGGCGCTGTTGGTGCGCACTGCCGACGGCGGCCAGGTGCTGCTGCTCGGCATCCACCACATCGCATGCGACGGCTGGTCCTCGGTTCTCCTGGAACGCGATCTGTGTGCCCTGGGCGAGGGGGTGCATACCGGGGGACGGGCCGGTCTGCCGGAGGTCGCCGTGCAGTACGCGGACCACGCCGTCTGGCAGCGCCGCCGCGAGGCGGACGGCGCCACGGAAGCCGACGGCGCACTCGGCTACTGGAAGCGGGAGTTGAGCGGGGCCACGCCGCTGGAGCTGCCCGCGGACCGCCCGCGCCCCGCGGAGCGCGACGGGCGCGGGGCCCTGCGGACCTTCGTGGTGCCCGCCGCCCTGACCGCCCGCCTCGCCGCGCTGGGCCGGGACACGGGCGCCACCCTCCACCAGACGCTGCTGACCGGCTTCGTCGCCTTGCTGGCCCGGCTCAGCGGCCGAGCGGACTTCACCCTCGGCATGCCCGTCGCCGGACGGAACCGGCCCGAAGTGGCCCAGACGGCCGGCTACTTCCTCAATACCCTCGTCCTGCGCTGCCGCCCGGACGCCGGCCGCGCCGTCCGCGACGCGCTCGCCTCGGTGCGCGAGACCGTACTGGACGCCCTCGCCCATCAGGAGCTGCCCTTCGGCCGACTGGTGAGTGAACTGCAGCCGGAGCGCGATCTGTCCCGTACCCCGCTGTACCAGGTGATGTTCGACTTCCACGAGGAAGGACGCACCGGCACCGCCCTCTCCGGAGCCGACCTGGAAGCGTTCGCTGCGGCCTGGCGGTCCGCCCGTACCGACCTGACCTTCGTGGTGCACCGGCGGGCCGACGGAAGCCTGCTGGGCATGGTCGAGTACGCGACGGCGCTGTTCAATCCGGCCACCGTGGACCGTCTGGCCGCCTGCTGGATCCGGCTCCTGGAGTCTTTCGTCGCGGACCCCTCGATGCCGCTGGGTGATGCCGAGCTGCTGCCCGACGCGGAACGGGCCCGCCTGCTGGCGCTCGGTGCGGCCGGCCCGGTGTCCGGGGACGAGCCCGACGGCTGTGTCCACGCCGCGTTTGCGGAGTCGGTGCGCCGTACGCCCGGCGCCACCGCCGTGGTCTGCGGTGAGGAACAGTGGTCCTACGCCAGGCTGCAGGACCGTGCCGAGTGGTTCGCGCACCGGCTGCTCGCCCTGGGGGCCGGCCCGGAGACCGCGGTCGCCGTGATGCTGCCGCGCACCCCCGACCTCGTGGCCTGTCTGCTGGGCATCTGGCAGACCGGAGCCGCCTATGTGCCCTTGGACCGGGCCCTGCCCGACGAGCGCCTGTCCCACATCCTCGCCGATTCGCGGGCCCTGGTCCTGGTCTCGGACGAGTCGGGCCGTGCCCGCCTGGCCCCCTGCCACGGGGGCGCCTCGCTCGCCGTCGACGGTCCCGGGCACCCGGCGGCCCCGGCACACCGCCCTGCGGCCGCCCGCCTCGCGCCGGCCCGGCTCGCGTACGTCATCTACACCTCCGGATCCACCGGCCGCCCCAAGGGCGTGGCCGTCGAGCACCGGTCGCTGCTGCGTCTTCTGCGTGCCTCCCGCGACCACCTGGACTTCGGCCGGGGCCCGGATGACGCCTGGCTCGCGCTCGCCCCGGCCACCTTCGACATCTCCCTCACCGAACTGCTGATGCCGCTGATCGCGGGGGGCCGGGTGGTCCTGGCCCGCGAGGAGGAGAGCGAGGACTACAAGGCGCTGGTGGAGCTGATCGACCGTACCGGCGTCACCCACCTCCAGGCGGTGCCCCCACAGTGGCAGCTGCTTGTGGACAGCGGGCTCGGCGAGCGGCCGCTGACCGGGCAGACCGGCGGTGAGCCCTGTCCGCCGGAGCTCGCCCGCACCCTGGCCCGTCGTCTGAAACGGTTCGTGAACGAGTACGGCCCCACCGAGACCACCATCGCCGCGACCCGTTGGGAGGTCCCCCGGACCGCGACGGCGGTCCCCCTCGGACGGCCCTACCCGCACGTCAGCGCACGCGTCCTGGATCCGCTGCTGCGCCCCGTGCTCCCGGGCACGGTCGGAGAGCTGTGCATCGGCGGGCCGGGGCTGGCCCGGGGATATGCGGGGCGCCCGGGCCTGACGGCCGAGCGGTTCGTGCCCGACCCTTACGGGCCGCCGGGCGCCCGGCTGTACCGCACCGGCGACCTGGCCCGGATGCTCCCCGACGGCATCCTGGACTTCGCCGGGCGCGCCGACGGCCAGGTCAAGATCCGCGGCCGGCGGGTGGAAACCGGCGAGGTGCGGGCGGTGCTGGCCGAGCACCCCGGCGTCGCCGAGGCGGTGGTCGTCGTCCACGGCACCGGGGACGAGGCCCGGCTGGTCGCGTACGGAGTCCCGTCCGGCGACCGGCTCCCGCCCCGGGGCGAGCTGCTGGAGCACTGTGCGCGGCGCCTGCCCGACTACATGCTGCCCACCCTCGTCGTCCCCCTTGACGCTCTGCCGCTGACCCGGCACCACAAGATCGACTTCGCCGCGCTGCCCGCCCCCGACCTGACCACCGTGGCCGACGACGAGCCGTACACGGCCCCCGAAGGCCTCCTCGAGGAAGCCCTCGCCGAGATCTGGCGCTCGGTGCTGACCGGGCCCGACGGGCGCGCCCCGCGCATCGGGGCCCGGCACGGCTTCTTCCGGCTGGGCGGGGACTCGATCCGCGCCGCCCGGGTCATCGCCCGGATCCAGGAGGAGTACGACGTGACGCTTCCGCTGCGCACCCTCTTCGACCGGCCCACCGTCGCCGCGCTCGCCGAGGCCGTCGAGGAGGCGGTACGTGCCGAGATCGCGTCGCTCAGCGATGCCGAACTGGCCGCCGCACACAGGGAGTACCACCCATGA